Proteins from a genomic interval of Caldicellulosiruptor diazotrophicus:
- a CDS encoding ArsR/SmtB family transcription factor — MIQIDNLKEAKILFEALASDARLEIINLLSKHREMNMNEIAQKLGLTNGAVTQHMKKLIAAGIVTISAAAGKHGNQKICRLVEDKIIINIVTKHPQKLYECEIKVGNYSIFEVYPTCGLATKDKLIGEVDDPKYFAHPEHVNCDIIWFTKGYVEYIIPNFLRQNQKAVEIQISFEISSEAPGVSENWPSDIYFYLNGVELGYWTSPGDFGGETKGIFTPDWWFPNWNQYGLLKLLSVSEDGTYIDGFKISNVTIKDIDIESKNEIRFRVAVPDHAKNIGGVTLFGRNFGNYDQDIKFRIFYEEI, encoded by the coding sequence AGACAATCTCAAAGAAGCAAAAATACTTTTTGAAGCTTTAGCTTCTGATGCAAGATTAGAAATTATAAACCTTCTGAGTAAACATCGTGAAATGAATATGAATGAAATTGCGCAAAAACTTGGACTTACAAATGGCGCAGTTACTCAGCACATGAAAAAGCTAATTGCTGCTGGGATTGTTACAATCAGTGCGGCTGCAGGAAAACATGGCAATCAAAAGATTTGCCGTCTTGTTGAAGACAAAATAATTATTAACATTGTCACAAAGCATCCTCAAAAATTATATGAGTGCGAAATCAAAGTTGGTAATTATTCTATCTTTGAGGTTTATCCAACCTGTGGACTTGCTACAAAAGACAAGTTAATCGGAGAGGTGGATGACCCCAAATACTTTGCTCATCCTGAGCATGTTAACTGTGATATTATCTGGTTTACAAAGGGTTATGTAGAATATATAATCCCCAATTTTCTGCGCCAAAATCAAAAAGCTGTTGAAATTCAGATTTCATTTGAAATTTCTTCAGAAGCCCCAGGTGTTAGTGAAAACTGGCCTTCAGATATATACTTTTACTTAAATGGAGTTGAACTTGGTTACTGGACAAGCCCAGGGGATTTCGGAGGAGAGACTAAAGGAATCTTTACACCTGACTGGTGGTTCCCTAACTGGAACCAGTATGGACTTTTAAAACTTCTTTCAGTTTCAGAAGATGGGACATATATAGACGGATTTAAAATTTCTAATGTCACTATAAAAGATATTGATATTGAGTCCAAAAATGAAATAAGGTTCAGAGTTGCTGTACCTGATCACGCAAAGAACATTGGAGGAGTTACTCTTTTTGGAAGAAACTTTGGAAACTATGACCAGGATATAAAGTTCCGAATATTTTATGAAGAAATTTAA
- a CDS encoding IS256 family transposase yields the protein MNKNEIIETAKNMAVEQVLNMYCSKDDPNRPALKQLLENLLDCFMLSERSVYLAKNDNDKGNGFYDRKLATPVGSLEISVPRTRTGNFRPSILPDRYKRVDSSYTDLLMSLVVNGYSESSLVQTLKALNLPYSENEILKIKEDLKNELQLFKQRELPTSAFALIIDGYHCEVKDNSKVKQATCYVVLGIDLEGKKDIFGVYTFFGKENKADWMKVFEDLITRGLKEILIVISDDFPGIIDAVKLAYPLADHQLCFVHLQRNVRKHMTKEDASAFNKSLDRLRISSSDFDEAVLKFKELCDGYLSKYPRFIKAISEKAEFYLAHMKYPEELRKHIYTTNAVESVNSMIEKIRVNSGGYFQSVEVLEINIYLQRENLRRTKWKNGVPSIRKCINNITQLYNLRYKLETQNS from the coding sequence ATGAATAAAAACGAAATTATTGAGACTGCTAAAAACATGGCTGTAGAGCAAGTATTAAATATGTATTGCTCCAAAGATGATCCTAACCGCCCAGCTCTAAAGCAACTCTTAGAAAACTTGCTCGATTGCTTTATGTTATCGGAAAGATCAGTGTACCTTGCTAAAAATGACAATGACAAAGGCAATGGTTTTTACGATAGAAAACTTGCAACACCTGTTGGCAGTCTTGAAATCTCTGTCCCTCGCACACGTACTGGTAATTTCCGACCTTCTATCCTCCCTGACCGCTACAAAAGAGTTGATAGTTCATACACTGACCTGCTTATGTCTTTAGTCGTCAATGGTTATTCCGAAAGTTCCCTTGTCCAGACTTTGAAAGCTTTGAATCTTCCATATTCCGAAAATGAAATACTAAAAATCAAAGAAGACCTTAAAAATGAGCTTCAGTTATTCAAACAAAGAGAACTACCAACAAGTGCTTTTGCTCTCATCATCGATGGTTATCATTGTGAAGTTAAGGATAATTCTAAGGTTAAACAAGCTACTTGTTATGTTGTCCTCGGTATCGACTTAGAAGGTAAAAAAGACATTTTCGGTGTCTACACTTTCTTCGGCAAAGAAAATAAGGCTGATTGGATGAAAGTATTTGAAGACTTAATTACAAGAGGGCTAAAAGAGATTCTAATTGTCATAAGTGATGACTTCCCTGGTATTATAGATGCTGTCAAACTTGCTTATCCTCTTGCTGACCATCAACTGTGTTTTGTCCACCTCCAACGTAATGTCAGAAAACATATGACAAAAGAGGATGCTTCAGCTTTTAACAAGAGTTTAGACAGACTTAGAATTTCTTCCTCCGATTTTGACGAAGCTGTACTGAAATTTAAAGAACTTTGCGATGGATACCTTTCAAAATATCCTCGATTTATTAAAGCAATATCAGAAAAAGCAGAGTTTTATCTTGCCCATATGAAATACCCTGAGGAATTAAGGAAGCATATCTACACCACAAACGCCGTTGAAAGTGTAAATAGCATGATTGAAAAGATTAGAGTAAATTCAGGTGGATACTTTCAGTCTGTTGAAGTCTTAGAAATTAATATTTACTTACAGCGAGAGAACTTACGCCGTACAAAATGGAAAAATGGAGTTCCCAGTATTAGAAAATGCATCAATAACATAACCCAACTTTACAACTTGCGTTATAAATTGGAAACACAAAATTCTTGA
- a CDS encoding DUF2225 domain-containing protein: MDIYEKTLECPVCGSTIKAPFVKSSAIYVESRDTDLCVYYKGVNPLLYDVIVCGECGYAALSKNFGKLTKWDVESLKEKVASKWVKREVPFERTVDDAITLYKLALITATSKRKVNKYEVAGILLRISWLYRLSQDKEKELEFQKLALQTYKDAFEHEEGAADEIDLATVMYLIGELSRRVGDLDEARKWFSRLISSKEARNNPHILELARDQIQVMKDME, translated from the coding sequence ATGGACATTTATGAAAAGACATTAGAGTGCCCTGTATGCGGTAGCACAATCAAAGCACCATTTGTAAAAAGTTCAGCAATTTATGTAGAAAGCCGGGATACTGACCTTTGTGTTTACTACAAGGGCGTCAATCCTCTTTTGTATGATGTTATTGTCTGCGGGGAATGTGGTTATGCAGCGCTTAGCAAAAATTTTGGGAAACTTACAAAATGGGATGTAGAATCATTAAAAGAAAAGGTTGCTTCAAAGTGGGTAAAAAGAGAAGTCCCGTTTGAAAGAACCGTAGATGATGCCATTACATTGTACAAGTTGGCTTTGATTACGGCAACATCTAAAAGAAAAGTTAACAAATATGAGGTTGCAGGAATTTTGCTGAGAATTTCATGGCTCTACAGGCTAAGTCAAGATAAAGAAAAAGAGCTTGAATTTCAAAAACTTGCTCTTCAAACATATAAGGATGCATTTGAACATGAAGAAGGGGCAGCTGATGAAATAGATTTGGCAACTGTCATGTATTTGATAGGTGAGCTTTCAAGACGAGTAGGTGACCTTGACGAGGCAAGAAAATGGTTTTCAAGGCTTATATCAAGCAAAGAAGCACGAAACAATCCTCACATTCTTGAACTTGCAAGAGACCAGATTCAGGTTATGAAAGATATGGAATAA
- a CDS encoding VanW family protein has translation MKRFILIGIVVVLLIASIVLGYTLYSNVTKVLDTDRIYKGVYVEGVHLGGLTTEEALELLKKTYFEPLKNKKIEVIVEDKSYFLEYSSLGIKMDIDKAVEKAYSIGRKGNLAMRFKEIKKVYENPVVIRLNFEYDESKFKRFVDQLFNTYYQSPVNASIKKVGDQFVITPERVGKKLDYGYLLNKLKDMIKNKQEGRVYARFIEITPRITASELSKVKEIIGSFTTKFDSSNVARSENIRVAAQKINGSLVMPGEIFSLSKAIGPVTVENGFKIAKVIVNNEFVDGVGGGLCQIATTMYNAVLMAQLKIVERAPHSALISYVPPGRDATIASGSIDFKFKNTTNAPIYVESYTSKNTVTVNLYGKNSHKDEIVKFESEIIERVPYKKVYKNDPTLPQGVEKLSNKPQNGLKVKTYMLVYKDGRLIERKLLSYDYYKPVNAVILVGTKAKETVSSSVYE, from the coding sequence GTGAAAAGGTTTATATTAATTGGGATTGTAGTGGTGCTTTTGATAGCAAGTATAGTTTTAGGCTATACTCTTTATAGCAATGTTACGAAAGTTCTTGATACAGATAGGATTTATAAAGGTGTTTATGTTGAGGGTGTTCATTTGGGTGGACTTACCACAGAAGAGGCTCTTGAGCTTTTAAAAAAGACTTATTTTGAGCCACTGAAGAACAAAAAAATTGAAGTTATAGTTGAAGACAAAAGCTATTTTCTTGAGTATTCTTCTCTTGGAATAAAGATGGATATAGACAAGGCAGTAGAAAAGGCATATTCAATTGGCAGAAAGGGCAACCTTGCAATGCGCTTCAAAGAGATAAAAAAGGTTTATGAAAATCCAGTGGTCATAAGACTTAATTTCGAATATGATGAAAGCAAATTCAAAAGGTTTGTAGATCAACTTTTCAACACATACTATCAATCGCCTGTTAATGCAAGTATCAAAAAAGTAGGAGACCAGTTTGTTATAACTCCAGAGAGAGTAGGGAAAAAACTTGATTATGGCTATCTTTTGAATAAATTGAAAGACATGATTAAAAACAAGCAAGAAGGCAGAGTTTATGCAAGATTTATAGAAATAACTCCGCGAATCACAGCGAGCGAACTATCAAAAGTAAAAGAAATAATAGGTTCGTTTACCACAAAGTTTGATAGTTCAAATGTTGCAAGAAGCGAAAATATAAGGGTGGCTGCCCAAAAGATAAACGGTAGCTTAGTAATGCCGGGCGAAATATTTTCGCTGTCAAAGGCAATTGGACCTGTAACAGTTGAGAATGGTTTTAAGATTGCAAAAGTTATTGTCAATAATGAGTTTGTAGACGGTGTTGGTGGAGGGCTTTGTCAAATAGCAACCACTATGTACAATGCAGTTTTGATGGCCCAGCTGAAGATTGTGGAAAGAGCACCACATTCAGCTCTAATTTCGTACGTGCCACCTGGCAGGGATGCAACAATTGCTTCAGGTTCAATAGATTTTAAATTCAAAAATACAACAAATGCGCCTATCTATGTTGAAAGTTATACTTCCAAGAATACTGTGACAGTCAACCTCTATGGCAAAAACAGTCATAAAGATGAAATTGTCAAATTCGAATCGGAAATAATTGAAAGGGTACCTTATAAAAAAGTCTACAAAAATGATCCAACACTTCCTCAAGGAGTAGAAAAGCTTTCCAATAAACCCCAGAATGGCTTAAAGGTAAAAACTTATATGCTTGTTTATAAAGATGGCAGGTTAATAGAAAGAAAGCTTCTGTCCTATGACTATTATAAACCTGTAAATGCTGTGATACTGGTTGGAACAAAAGCAAAAGAGACCGTCTCTTCATCTGTTTATGAGTGA
- a CDS encoding 2-oxoacid:acceptor oxidoreductase family protein: protein MTEEILIAGFGGQGVLFLGQVFAHLGMKKGLNVSWLPSYGPEMRGGTANCSVIISSDMIGSPIVFNPDTLFVLNKPSLEKFEPAIKKSGLLLVNSSLVDICANRDDINVHYIPATEIASSVGNVRVANIVMFGAYLAIKQNFSVDEAKNVLREFSKTEEIYNLNCLALEKGFEAIAGRG, encoded by the coding sequence ATGACAGAGGAGATTTTAATAGCAGGATTTGGTGGCCAGGGTGTTCTTTTTTTAGGTCAGGTATTTGCCCATCTTGGAATGAAAAAGGGGTTAAATGTTTCATGGCTTCCGTCGTACGGACCTGAAATGAGGGGTGGGACAGCAAACTGCAGTGTTATAATCTCAAGTGATATGATTGGTTCTCCTATTGTGTTTAATCCCGATACATTATTTGTTTTAAATAAACCATCGCTTGAAAAATTTGAACCTGCGATAAAAAAAAGTGGGCTTTTACTTGTAAACAGTTCTCTTGTGGATATCTGTGCAAATAGAGATGATATAAATGTTCATTATATTCCGGCAACTGAGATTGCTTCAAGTGTAGGGAATGTTCGAGTTGCAAACATCGTAATGTTTGGTGCATATTTGGCAATAAAACAAAACTTTTCAGTTGACGAGGCAAAAAATGTGTTAAGAGAGTTTTCAAAAACAGAAGAAATTTATAATTTAAACTGTTTGGCTCTTGAAAAGGGCTTTGAAGCAATTGCTGGACGGGGGTAA
- a CDS encoding thiamine pyrophosphate-dependent enzyme, whose amino-acid sequence MGFKRPECLTKESMHYCPGCGHGIIHRLIAEIIDEDYKESKIIGVAPVGCAVFIYDYFNFDFVAAAHGRATAAATGVKRSIPDALVFSYQGDGDIAAIGTSEVIHAATRGENFTAIFVNNGVYAMTGGQMAPTTIPGQVTVSSPYGRDPKKQGYHIKLCEMLVPLDGVAFVARTSIHNLKNIEFTKKAIKRAFEVQMNNEGFSIIEVLSNCPTNWGLSPCESMKRIENEVLKYYSLGIFKDKGRGI is encoded by the coding sequence ATGGGGTTCAAAAGACCAGAGTGTTTGACAAAAGAGAGTATGCATTATTGTCCAGGGTGCGGTCATGGAATCATTCACAGATTGATTGCTGAGATTATTGACGAGGATTACAAAGAGAGTAAAATAATAGGTGTTGCACCTGTCGGGTGTGCAGTTTTTATATATGACTATTTTAATTTTGACTTTGTGGCAGCAGCTCATGGGAGAGCCACAGCCGCTGCAACTGGAGTAAAAAGGAGTATTCCAGACGCTCTTGTATTTTCATATCAAGGCGACGGGGACATTGCAGCCATCGGAACATCTGAGGTCATTCATGCAGCAACCCGAGGAGAAAACTTTACAGCTATATTTGTCAACAACGGAGTTTATGCTATGACAGGTGGGCAGATGGCTCCGACAACAATTCCTGGACAGGTAACAGTTTCATCTCCATATGGACGTGACCCAAAAAAACAAGGTTATCATATAAAACTTTGTGAAATGCTTGTGCCACTTGATGGTGTTGCCTTTGTTGCAAGAACTTCAATACATAACTTAAAAAATATTGAGTTTACTAAAAAAGCGATAAAGAGAGCTTTTGAAGTTCAGATGAACAATGAAGGCTTTTCTATTATAGAAGTGCTCTCAAACTGCCCTACAAACTGGGGACTTTCGCCTTGTGAGAGTATGAAGAGAATAGAAAATGAAGTACTAAAATACTACAGTTTAGGAATTTTCAAGGACAAAGGCAGGGGAATTTGA
- a CDS encoding 3-methyl-2-oxobutanoate dehydrogenase subunit VorB translates to MKLLMKGNEAIAEAALRAGCECFFGYPITPQTELLQYMAKKLLKSGGVFIQAESEVGAINMAYGASSCGKRVMTSSSGPGISLKQEGISYLAGAQLPCVIVNIMRGGPGLGNINAAQSDYLQATKGGGHGDYKVIVLAPSSVQEAVELTIKAFDLADKYRNPVMILGDGMLGQMMEVVEFDENYQPQKVEKPWAVTGERNREKRVTNSLYIVPEELEKHNFKLKEKYEKIKESEVMVEEYLTDDAKAIFVSFGMCARIVKSAVNKLRQAGEKVGLVRPITLWPFPENELKSYASKNEVEFFVDVEMNLGQMIEDVKLSVEGKKTVHFYGRTGGMVPTIQEIMDFYYSLKE, encoded by the coding sequence TTGAAACTTCTTATGAAAGGTAATGAGGCTATTGCTGAGGCAGCACTGAGGGCTGGCTGTGAATGTTTTTTTGGGTATCCAATCACACCTCAGACAGAACTTTTGCAGTATATGGCTAAAAAGCTTTTAAAAAGTGGTGGTGTTTTTATCCAGGCAGAGAGCGAAGTTGGAGCAATTAACATGGCATATGGTGCATCAAGCTGTGGCAAGCGGGTTATGACATCATCATCTGGGCCTGGGATAAGCTTAAAACAAGAGGGTATATCATATTTAGCAGGTGCTCAGCTTCCATGCGTGATTGTCAACATTATGAGAGGTGGACCAGGACTTGGCAATATAAACGCTGCCCAGTCTGATTATCTTCAGGCTACAAAAGGTGGCGGACATGGAGATTATAAGGTGATTGTACTTGCGCCATCTTCTGTACAAGAAGCAGTAGAGCTTACAATAAAGGCTTTTGATCTTGCGGATAAATACCGAAACCCTGTTATGATTTTAGGTGATGGGATGCTCGGACAGATGATGGAGGTTGTTGAGTTTGATGAAAACTATCAACCACAAAAGGTAGAAAAACCGTGGGCGGTGACGGGTGAGAGAAATAGAGAGAAAAGGGTAACAAATTCGCTTTACATTGTTCCAGAAGAGCTTGAAAAACATAATTTTAAACTAAAAGAAAAATATGAAAAAATAAAAGAAAGTGAGGTAATGGTGGAAGAATACTTGACAGACGATGCAAAGGCTATTTTTGTCTCATTTGGAATGTGTGCAAGGATTGTAAAAAGTGCTGTAAACAAGTTAAGACAAGCAGGCGAGAAGGTTGGGCTTGTAAGACCAATTACACTTTGGCCATTTCCAGAAAATGAACTAAAAAGTTATGCGTCAAAAAACGAAGTAGAGTTTTTTGTAGACGTTGAGATGAATTTGGGACAGATGATAGAAGATGTTAAGCTTTCTGTAGAAGGGAAAAAAACGGTGCACTTTTATGGAAGAACAGGTGGTATGGTTCCTACAATTCAGGAAATAATGGATTTTTATTATTCTCTTAAAGAGTAG
- a CDS encoding 4Fe-4S dicluster domain-containing protein translates to MKLKIEYDKCKSCGLCVEICPKKILYIDRSRINKKGYNPVEVRDQNSCIGCGSCYKVCPDIVFEVGE, encoded by the coding sequence TTGAAACTCAAAATCGAGTATGATAAGTGCAAAAGTTGTGGACTTTGTGTAGAAATCTGTCCCAAGAAAATCTTGTATATAGACAGGAGCAGAATAAACAAAAAAGGGTATAACCCTGTTGAAGTAAGAGACCAAAACTCATGTATTGGCTGTGGAAGCTGTTATAAGGTTTGTCCTGATATAGTGTTTGAGGTAGGTGAGTAG